Proteins from a genomic interval of Lolium perenne isolate Kyuss_39 chromosome 1, Kyuss_2.0, whole genome shotgun sequence:
- the LOC127329170 gene encoding tuliposide A-converting enzyme b1, amyloplastic-like yields the protein MDPDTEVDFDFSPFLVRYKSGRVHRLMGSSRASAGVDAATGVTCKDVLIDADAGLAARLYLPKGVPASKKLPVLVYFHGGAFVVQTAFSAVYYRFLNALVAAAGVVAVCVDYRLAPEHPLPAAYHDAYAALRWTMSSCSPAGTEPWLAEHGDAARIFVAGDSAGANIAHNVAMKAGSARIEVEGMALLHPYFRGRDLLPSEGTNPRLARTEAERGEETWAFVCAGRYGIDHPFINPLAMPAEQWATLGCRRALVTVGDLDTLRDRTRRYVETLRGSAWGGQEALLHETDGEGHAYFLEKSGQGHKADKEMDAVVSFIKGRQDGFIGGSTCSSSL from the coding sequence acttctcgcccTTCCTCGTGCGCTACAAGAGCGGGCGCGTCCACCGcctcatgggctcctccagagccAGCGCCGGCGTGGACGCCGCCACCGGCGTCACCTGCAAGGATGTCCTCATCGACGCTGACGCCGGCCTCGCCGCGAGGCTCTACCTGCCCAAGGGCGTCCCGGCCTCCAAGAAGCTCCCCGTCCTCGTCTACTTCCACGGCGGCGCCTTCGTCGTCCAAACGGCCTTCTCCGCCGTCTACTACCGCTTCCTCAACGCGCTCGTAGCCGCGGCCGGCGTCGTCGCCGTGTGCGTCGACTACCGCCTCGCGCCCGAGCACCCTCTGCCGGCCGCCTACCACGACGCGTACGCCGCGCTCCGCTGGACCATGTCGAGCTGCTCGCCCGCTGGGACGGAGCCGTGGCTGGCCGAGCACGGCGACGCCGCGCGCATCTTCGTCGCGGGCGACAGCGCCGGCGCCAACATCGCGCACAACGTGGCGATGAAGGCCGGCAGCGCCCGGATCGAGGTCGAGGGGATGGCGCTCCTGCACCCCTACTTCCGCGGCAGGGATCTCCTGCCGTCCGAGGGCACGAACCCCAGGCTCGCGCGCACGGAGGCCGAGCGTGGAGAGGAGACGTGGGCCTTCGTGTGCGCCGGGAGGTACGGGATCGACCACCCGTTCATCAACCCGCTGGCGATGCCGGCGGAGCAGTGGGCGACGCTCGGCTGCCGGCGAGCTCTGGTCACCGTGGGGGACCTAGACACGCTGCGGGACAGAACCCGGAGGTACGTGGAGACGCTGAGGGGGAGCGCGTGGGGAGGCCAGGAGGCGCTGCTGCACGAGACCGACGGCGAGGGACATGCATACTTCCTCGAGAAATCCGGCCAGGGCCACAAGGCGGACAAGGAGATGGACGCCGTCGTCTCCTTCATCAAAGGAAGACAGGATGGATTCATTGGAGGATCCACCTGCTCATCGTCCTTGTGA